From the Saccharomonospora marina XMU15 genome, the window TCCAGCAGGTAGAGCGAACCAGGCCGCAACTGGTAGGTCTCGCCGGTGGCCTTGTCGGTCACCTCGCCCTCACCCTCGACGATGAACACCGCCTCGATGTGGTTGGCATACCAGAAGTCGTTCACCGTCCCCGCGTACAGCGTGGTCTCGTGCACCGAGAATCCCGCCTTGTCCTTGGCGAGAACGATGCGCTTGCTACGCCAGTTCGGCTCCTTGATGTCAGCCTCGGTGTCGGTGATGTCGTCGAGGTTGCGGACGATCAAAGATGTCTCCCTTCATGCACTTCGGTTGGGACTCAGTGCGACAGCACCGAGTCGACGGATTCGGAGATGATCCCCAGGCCCTGCTCGATCTCGGCATCTGTCGTGGTGAGCGCGGGAAGCAACTTCACGACCTCACCGTCGGGCCCCGAGGTCTCCATGAGCAGGCCACGGTCGAACGCCGCCGCGCAGACCTTGCCCGCGACCTCGCCGCTCTCGAACTCCAGGCCGCGAGCAAGTCCCCTGCCCTTGGCCACCAGGTTCGCCTGCGGATAGCGCTCGACGAGCTCGCTGAAGACGGCGCCGACGCGCTCGCCCTTCGCCTTGGTCGACTTCTCCAACTCGTCGTCCCGCCAGTAGGTCCGCAGGGCCTCGGTGGCGGTGACGAACGCCGGGTTGATGCCGCGGAAGGTGCCGTTGTGCTCGCCGGGCGCCCACACGTCGAGGTCGGGCCTGACCAGCGTGATGGCCAGCGGGAGGCCGTACCCGCCGATGGACTTCGACAGGCACACCATGTCGGGCTCGATTCCGGCTTCCTCGAAGCTGAAGAACGGTCCCGTGCGGCCACAACCCATCTGCACGTCATCGAGTATTAGCAGGATGTCGTGCCGCTTGCACAGGTCCGAAAGGCCGCGCAGCCATTCGAGTCGCGCGGCGTTGATGCCGCCCTCGCCCTGCACCGTCTCCACGATCACGGCGGCGGGCTCGTTCAGCCCGCTGCCGGAGTCCTCGAGCAGCCGCTCGAAGTACAGGAAGTCGGGGTAGGCCCCGTCGAAGTACTTGTCGTAGGGCATCGGGGTGGCGTGCACGAGCGGGATCCCGGCACCGCCGCGCTTCATGGAGTTACCGGTGACCGAAAGGGCACCCAGCGTCATTCCGTGGAAGGCATTGGTGAAGTTGATGACCGATTCCTTGCCGGTCACTTTTCGAGCCAGTTTCAGCGCGGCCTCGACGGCGTTCGCGCCACCGGGCCCGGGAAAGATCACCTTGTAGTCCAGCGAGCGCGGCTTGAGGATGACCTCGTCGAGGGCCTCGAGAAAGTCGCGCTTGGCAACGGTGAACATGTCGAGCGCATGCGTCACACCGTCGCGGGAAATGTAGTCGAGCAGCGCTTTCTTCAACACCGGATTGTTATGCCCGTAGTTGAGAGCTCCAGCACCGGCGAAGAAGTCGAGATAGGGTTTGCCGTCCTCCGAGTACAGCCAACTGCCCTGCGCCCGATCGAACACGGTAGGCCAGCCACGGCTGTAGCTGCGCACTTCGGATTCGAGCGTTTCGAAGATGCTCACCTTGCTTCGTCTCCTGCTTTGTCGGGCGAATTTTCGGCTACTTTCATTATCGCCCCGATGGTGGCTGGGCGGGCACGAGTGGACCGATACGGAACAGGTCCTCGGGCTCGTGCGGGTCCGGAAAGTCGGCCGCGGCGAACAGCGTCGACCGCTCGAGCGTGGCATTCCACCGCTTCGCGAAGGACTCGAACAACCGAATCGACGCCTCATTGTCGGGCGTGATGGTGGTGTCCAGGTACCGCACGCCCTCGTCGACGAGCCGGCCGAACAGAGCGTCGAGCAGCTTGCCCGCCAGGCCCCGGCCGCGCTGTGACTCGTCGACCGCGACCTGCCACACGAGCGCGGCGTCGGGAACGGCGGGCCTGCGGTAACCGATGACGAACCCCACAGTTTCCGAGCCGACCCTGGCTACGACGGACGTATCGGCGAAATCGTGGCACCACAGCAAGTAGGCATATGACGAGTTGAGATCCAGCTTTTGTGAATCACGCGCAATTCGCCAGAGGGCCGCGCCATCCGCCTTGGTCGGCGATTCGATCACAACGTGGCCCGCCGCTTGATTGTCGCCGTTGGCACGCTTTGAGTGCTTTCCGGACATATTCAAGCAACGTAACAGAGTGAGTTAAGCCTTTCAGCCCGGCAGCCGCCGCCACAGCCTACCTACCTGCAACAACGCAGAAACACGTGTGACAATGCCGACAAAAGTATACCGATCATGGTGTCAAATATGCTACAAGCGCAGCACGCCGAACCGCTGTCTTCCAGCGGTTCCCGACTTTGCACGGTAGTGGCGAAGCGCACGTGACGCGAGAGTCCGTGCGGACTAATGCACCGATCGGTGTCACACGCTACTTCGCGGCCTTGGCCGCCTTCTTGAACTCCCGGACCTTCGCGAGCGTCTCGGCGTCGGTGACGTCGGCGATCGAGCGGTGCGAGTCCGCTTCGCCGTAGGAGCCGGCCGCCTCGCGCCAGCCTGCCGGGCGCACGCCCAGCTGCTTACCGAGCAGGGCGAGGAAGATGCGCGCCTTCTGGTCGCCGAATCCGGGCAGCGACTTCAGCCGCTTCAGCACCTCGGCGCCGTCCGGGTCGCCTTCCCGCCAGATCCGCTCCGCCGCTCCGTCGTAGTTGTCCACGACATAGCGTGCCAGCGTGTGCACGCGGCGAGCCATCGATGCGCCGTATCGGTGAATCGCGGGCTTGCGCACGCACAGCTCCACGAACTCGTCCTCGTCCGACTCTGCGATCTTGGTGACGCTGAAGCCAGCCATCCGGTCGGCGATCTTTCTCGGCCCCGCGAACGCCACTTCCATGGCTATCTGCTGGTCCAACAGCATTCCGGTGAGCAGCGCGAACGGGTCCCGCGACAGCAACTCGTCGGTTTCCGCGTCCCCGGTCAGTCGAAGCGTGGCTGGCATGGCGTTATCGTCCCACGTCCGCGAGTCCCCCGCTCTCGCCCGCGAGTCCTGCGCTCCCGTCCGCGAGTCCCCTGCTCTCGCCCGCGAGTCCTGCGCTCCCGTCCGCGAGTCCTGCGCTCCCGTCCGCGAGTTCGGCGCGGGTGAAGCGCTACCGGTACTGCGCCGGGCTGAGCCCGGTGTGCCTGCGCAGCTGGACACGCAGGTTCGACGCGGAACCGAGCCCGCTGACGCGCGCCACCACCTCCAGCCGCCGCTCACCGCGCTCGATGAGAGTGCACGCCAGCGCGATCCGCTCTGCGGCGAGCCACCGCAGCGGTGTGGTGCCCGACTCTGGGTCAGCGCCGCAGCACGATTCCCTTGACGAACGCGGCCTGGCCCACGTGCTGCAACCCGTCGGAAATGACGCTGACCAACCGCACTCCCAGCGTCACCGGCGGGTCCCACGCGGCGTCCACCGCCACGTCCAGGTCGGTGTCGGTGATACCGCTGACGTAATCGACCGTCTGCTTGTGCACGGCGTCGTGGTAGTCGGTGAGCAACTCCGCCGACTCCAGTCGCACCGACGCCACCTGGTCGCTGCTGTGCCCGTAGCCGATGTCGAGCGGCGAGAGCGGGAGCCCGAACTCGTCGGCCCAGCCACCCGACAGCCACACCTGCTCGATGTCGGCCACCCCGGCGACGTGATCGTCCTGCACCCGGGTGAGGTGCCACAGCAGCCACGCGATCGAGTTGGCCTCGGCGTCGAGCCGGTAGTTCAACGCCTCGGCGCCGAGACCGCTCGCGGCGTCGTGCACCTCCTCGCGAAGCCGACCGAACGCGTCCGTCAGCAGTTCAACGCTTCCCATCGCCCCATCCTGGCACTCAGGCAGCCGCCATGGCGTCGTGCACCGCTGCAGGAAGCTTCGTCTCCAGGAAGCGGGCCATGTCTTCCTCCTGACGCAGGATCTCGGTCAGCTTCCTGGTGATCTCTTCCTCGCCCAGTTCCTTCGTGGCGTCGATGAGCGCGCGGTAGGAGGCGATCTCGAAATGCTCCGCCGCGTAGTCCGCGAGCGCGTTCTTCACCATGGTGTCGCCCATCGGCTTGTTGGCCACACCCTGGATGGCTCCGAACATGTTGGCGAACGCCGCCTTGGCCCCAGAGACAGTGCCGCCGAGGTCTTCGATGCACTCCTTGACCGTTCGCGCCTGCGACCGGGTCTCCTCGATGTGCCGCTCGATGCGGTCCCGTACCTCCGGGTCGGCCTTGGCGTCCTTGGCGTGGGCAAGCAGTGTCTCCTCCAGTGCCTGCTCCATGGCATACGCGTCGTTGAGCCAGGTAATCACCTTGTCACGACTGGTCATCCTCGCACCTCCAGCATGCTTTTCTCTCCCGGCGCGGGCTACCCGGCAGCGGCGGGGACAAACCCGCCGCCCTTCGATTCAGTCCGAAGTAGACAAAGTATCGGCAGGGCGGGGAAACAGCATGAGCAGGCGCCCAAGGGCCGCCTCGTCACCGCTGACTCGGGCGGTTCGGTCGGCGATCGCGCCGGTCAACTCCGCACCGCCGAACACGAGTGAACGCAAGGTCGTCACGGTGGTCTCGAGTACCGCGTCCGGCGCCGTGGCGGCGCCACGAGCGATGCGGAACCCGCCCCCGCCGACCTCGGCGTGGAACACCTCCGTGCCGAGGCGCAGTTCGAAGCGGCCCCGCAGGCCACAGGCGGCCTTTGCGTCGAAGGTGGTCTTCAGCGCGAGGACAAGTGCGTCGACGCTGAGTTCGGCGGTCGAGCTCAACGGGGTGCGGCTGCCCCATCGCGCCAGCGCGAGAATCGCCTGCTCCAGCTGCGCACCGTGCTCGGTGAGTTCGTAGACCCACGAAGCCGCCGGTGCCGCGAGCTTGCGGCGCCGCGCGATACCCGCGTCCACCAGCTCGCGCAGCCGCTGGGCGAGCACGTTCTGGCTGGCGGTCGGCAGTCCTTGGCGAAGGTCGGTGAACCGCTTCGGCCCGTGCAGCAGTTCTCGCACGACGAGCAGCGCCCAGCGCTCCCCGACGAGATCGAGAGCGCGGGCGAGACCGCACGGATCGTCGTAGCGGCGCTTACTCACCACGCCTGG encodes:
- a CDS encoding ectoine synthase encodes the protein MIVRNLDDITDTEADIKEPNWRSKRIVLAKDKAGFSVHETTLYAGTVNDFWYANHIEAVFIVEGEGEVTDKATGETYQLRPGSLYLLDKHDKHQVRPKTDMRAVCVFNPPITGREVHDENGVYPLVVEDDMAS
- the ectB gene encoding diaminobutyrate--2-oxoglutarate transaminase, which encodes MSIFETLESEVRSYSRGWPTVFDRAQGSWLYSEDGKPYLDFFAGAGALNYGHNNPVLKKALLDYISRDGVTHALDMFTVAKRDFLEALDEVILKPRSLDYKVIFPGPGGANAVEAALKLARKVTGKESVINFTNAFHGMTLGALSVTGNSMKRGGAGIPLVHATPMPYDKYFDGAYPDFLYFERLLEDSGSGLNEPAAVIVETVQGEGGINAARLEWLRGLSDLCKRHDILLILDDVQMGCGRTGPFFSFEEAGIEPDMVCLSKSIGGYGLPLAITLVRPDLDVWAPGEHNGTFRGINPAFVTATEALRTYWRDDELEKSTKAKGERVGAVFSELVERYPQANLVAKGRGLARGLEFESGEVAGKVCAAAFDRGLLMETSGPDGEVVKLLPALTTTDAEIEQGLGIISESVDSVLSH
- the ectA gene encoding diaminobutyrate acetyltransferase, with amino-acid sequence MSGKHSKRANGDNQAAGHVVIESPTKADGAALWRIARDSQKLDLNSSYAYLLWCHDFADTSVVARVGSETVGFVIGYRRPAVPDAALVWQVAVDESQRGRGLAGKLLDALFGRLVDEGVRYLDTTITPDNEASIRLFESFAKRWNATLERSTLFAAADFPDPHEPEDLFRIGPLVPAQPPSGR
- a CDS encoding HhH-GPD-type base excision DNA repair protein, with the translated sequence MPATLRLTGDAETDELLSRDPFALLTGMLLDQQIAMEVAFAGPRKIADRMAGFSVTKIAESDEDEFVELCVRKPAIHRYGASMARRVHTLARYVVDNYDGAAERIWREGDPDGAEVLKRLKSLPGFGDQKARIFLALLGKQLGVRPAGWREAAGSYGEADSHRSIADVTDAETLAKVREFKKAAKAAK
- a CDS encoding mycothiol transferase, which gives rise to MGSVELLTDAFGRLREEVHDAASGLGAEALNYRLDAEANSIAWLLWHLTRVQDDHVAGVADIEQVWLSGGWADEFGLPLSPLDIGYGHSSDQVASVRLESAELLTDYHDAVHKQTVDYVSGITDTDLDVAVDAAWDPPVTLGVRLVSVISDGLQHVGQAAFVKGIVLRR
- a CDS encoding YciE/YciF ferroxidase family protein, with amino-acid sequence MTSRDKVITWLNDAYAMEQALEETLLAHAKDAKADPEVRDRIERHIEETRSQARTVKECIEDLGGTVSGAKAAFANMFGAIQGVANKPMGDTMVKNALADYAAEHFEIASYRALIDATKELGEEEITRKLTEILRQEEDMARFLETKLPAAVHDAMAAA
- a CDS encoding winged helix-turn-helix transcriptional regulator codes for the protein MVSKRRYDDPCGLARALDLVGERWALLVVRELLHGPKRFTDLRQGLPTASQNVLAQRLRELVDAGIARRRKLAAPAASWVYELTEHGAQLEQAILALARWGSRTPLSSTAELSVDALVLALKTTFDAKAACGLRGRFELRLGTEVFHAEVGGGGFRIARGAATAPDAVLETTVTTLRSLVFGGAELTGAIADRTARVSGDEAALGRLLMLFPRPADTLSTSD